DNA from Synechococcales cyanobacterium T60_A2020_003:
ATCACAGTGAGGACGGCCTGCACTTCGTTGCGACTATACTTTAAGCGCCAAAGTTCAGCCTCGGCTACGTCAACCTCGTACGCAACCAAACAAGCAAGTTTAGCCACTTTCAACCAACTCCGGATGCTGCCTGACGTTTTGTGCTGATCGCGCACCCACTCGCTGAGGAGCGGCCCAAAGTCTGCAAACCGTTCGCTGAGGATAGTTGCCGCTTCATCGATACGATTCACCCGTTCCAATCCACTAGCCGTCGCATGGGGAAGCCAGTAGGTTAGCAAGCCATCTTGCCACGCTTTATGCAGAAATGGAGTTCCGGCTGCGGTGCTCAGCAAATAGCTCAATTCAGACTGAACCCGTTCGGCGGCAATCCCTTGGAGGCGATCGCCCAATTGCCGGATCACCGCCTGGGTTGCGGGATCTAACGCAAAACTAAGCTGAGCCGCTTGACGGTAGGCTCTTAACAGCCGCAACGGATCTTCCTCTAGGTTTTCCGGCGCAATCATCCGAATGCAGTGTCGTTGCAAATCGGCATAGCCCTGAACCGGATCAAACAACTGCTCGGTAAAAGGGTTATAGGCGATCGCATTGACGGTGAAGTCGCGGCGACGCAAATCATCTTCCAAGGTGTCACCGACCTGAAGCGCAAAATCTGCCGTCGCGCCATCAAACACGACGCGGGCGATCTGCCGTTCGGCGTCCAACACCACAAATCCGGCCTGGTACTGTTTGGCGATCGCCTGCGCGACACCAATGACATTACTCGCCAGCACAAAATCCAAATCTAAATAGTCTGCGTGCCTTCCCAGCAATGCGTCTCGCACGTTGCCCCCCACCAGATGCGTTCCCTCTGGCAACCATTTGAGGCTAAACGGCCACGCCTCAGGCGAAAGAACCGGAGAATCGGTGGACGCAATTTGCTTGTGCAGTTGATCCAACGTAAAGTATGCACTCGTCTGCTTCAAAGATGACCTAATTCCATTACACGAAACAACAATGGCGATCGCGGCAGCCGTTACACGCTACCGTACCCTCGCATGGTTCGCTCGTTGGATCGTCGCGCTTCCCCAGAATCACCCCAGGATTAAACACCAACCCTTAATCGTTGCACTTTGCAACATTTCGTTAGCCGCGATGTCCGTATTGATAAAACCTGAGTTAGAGTAGCAGAAAACTATTCTATTTTACGTATCGAATCGGTAGATTTCTGACGTAAGCGCTCCCACCGAGCTTAGGAGGTCGAATATGTGTATTTGTGTAAACTGCCACTACGTCGATCGCTGTACAACTTACTATGCGGTTGAGCATCAACATCAGCAACCCCATTTGACGGAAATGCCTGATTTTGAAGCGGTAGAACCGACGATTAACGTCAATATCCGGCATCAGGACGACATCATTGAGATGGAGTGGGATGTGGTCGGGTGCAAGAGCTTTCGTGAAGAAGTAGGGAAATGGGCACGTCTTCGCCCGGGTGAACTAGTTCCTACCTAGGGACAGACTGCGAGAGAATACCCTGACCGTTTAGTTGGTTCTTCACTGGGAACAGGCCACTACTGAAACGTTTGTCATCCATTGTTCTAGCTTACACATTGCATCACTGGACTAGGATTACATTAAAGCTCCCCCGATCACCAATTTGGTAAATCAAAAAGTCGGAATCAAGGGTCAGAATTTACCGATACCCTGTCTTCTCAGCTACCACCACTAGGGTTGCATCTGCCAAATCCATAGGGCGATCGCGATATTTCTCCATCAAATCTAATAAGCGGGCATAGTCATTTTCCTGAATCTCGCAAATGAGCGGCAGGTTGTCTAAAAGGAGCCGACCCAATTGCTTTTGCATTGCCCATCCACCGCGATGGAGTGCGAGATCCATGGCTTCTGTCAAGCATGCCCAGGTTGTAATCAGGGGTTGTGCTAGGTCTGTAACGATCGTTCGATAGGCATTGTGCTGAGGTTCAGTACGATCGACCAGACACAGCAAACCCCCAGCATCGCAGAGAATCACGGGTCGAGTCCTTGTTGCTGATATTTACTCAGCAAGCGCTGCTGATATTCGTTAGTTGGCGCTGTCGGGGTGATGTCTAAGCTATCAGTAGACTCAAACCATTGTGTCCAATCGCTAGAGCGATCGCCTTCAAGCGAATCAATAGCTGCTTTGGTTTGACGATTGCGCGTGATGAAATCGATAAAGTCGATAATTTCTTGCACCAGCGATTCTGGAAGTTGCTGGATCTTCGCAATCGCGGCTTCTCGAATTGTCATACCTAATCACCTCCACCAAAATTGCTAGTTCAAAGGACGCTCCTCATCTACAGAGTCCGTAATCCAACTCATGCTAAATCAAGAATGGATGCGCTACGTTAGCACTAGCCTATCCTACGTTTAAGCATCCTGGTCATGCATGAGCTACTGTCCTAATCCGGATTGCGTCCAGCCTGTGAATCCACCCACAGAAGAGTTCTGCGTCAGTTGCGGCAGAGATTTAATCGTGGGCGATCGCTACCGCATTCTCCAGCCGATTAGTGCAGGTGGGTTTGGCACAACGTTTCTAGCAATCGATGAAGACGATGAATTTGAGGGCGATCGCCGCTGTGTGCTGAAGCGGTTTTCATTACGGCTGCAAAATTCTGCCTATGCCGAAAA
Protein-coding regions in this window:
- a CDS encoding Ycf34 family protein, which translates into the protein MCICVNCHYVDRCTTYYAVEHQHQQPHLTEMPDFEAVEPTINVNIRHQDDIIEMEWDVVGCKSFREEVGKWARLRPGELVPT
- a CDS encoding CCA tRNA nucleotidyltransferase codes for the protein MDQLHKQIASTDSPVLSPEAWPFSLKWLPEGTHLVGGNVRDALLGRHADYLDLDFVLASNVIGVAQAIAKQYQAGFVVLDAERQIARVVFDGATADFALQVGDTLEDDLRRRDFTVNAIAYNPFTEQLFDPVQGYADLQRHCIRMIAPENLEEDPLRLLRAYRQAAQLSFALDPATQAVIRQLGDRLQGIAAERVQSELSYLLSTAAGTPFLHKAWQDGLLTYWLPHATASGLERVNRIDEAATILSERFADFGPLLSEWVRDQHKTSGSIRSWLKVAKLACLVAYEVDVAEAELWRLKYSRNEVQAVLTVIQAMSGLTSEPATLSLRDQYYLFRSVGAVFPAVVLAAVSSGTAIDALTPLMQRFLCPQDPVAHPKPMVTGRDLMAALQMRSGPQVGQLLEAIQLAHAEGQIHTEDEAIAYARSLYISGDMS
- a CDS encoding DUF2281 domain-containing protein — encoded protein: MTIREAAIAKIQQLPESLVQEIIDFIDFITRNRQTKAAIDSLEGDRSSDWTQWFESTDSLDITPTAPTNEYQQRLLSKYQQQGLDP